CCCTCTAGCTCCAGAATTATCAACAGGTTTAATAACTACAGGATATGCATATTCATTTATAAACTTTTTCAAATCATTTAATGAATTTATTTTTCTAAAGGGAGGCACATTTATTCCAGCTTTTTTTAAAACCTCTTTCATTTTAAGCTTATCTACCGTTAAACAAGCAGCTTCTATAGGTATATGTTTTACCCCTATTTCTTCTGCAACTTTTGATACCATATGAGGTATATCGCTGGCTATGGTTATCACTCCATCTATTTTTCCATCACAATTTTTCACAAAATCTATCAATGATTTTTTATCTCTTGTACTGATTATATGATATTCATCTGCATATTTAAGTCCCTCCGCCTGGGGATTCATATCCAACACTACAGTGTATATACCTTTACTCTTGGCTCTTGTTATAGCTGGAACCTGTTCTTTTCCCGCCCCTAGTATAAGTAATGTTTTCACTTAAATAACCTCTCTTTCTAAAATAGGCAAGTGAACCTCACCTGCCTATAAATTATATACTATTATTTTACACATTAAACAACATTCCACCATTTGCATTTAAAGTTTGACCTGTTATATAGCTTCCATCTTCACTGGCCAAAAATACCGCTATTCGTCCTATTTCTTCAGGGGCAGCAGGTCTATTTATAGGAATGCCTTTTAATTTTTCTTTTCCAGCTTCCGTAGCCATTTCTTTAGCAGACATTTCAGTTAATACTAATCCCGGTGCTATGCAATTTGTATTAATTCCATCTTTAGAATATATTCTAGCTAAAGATCTGGCTAAACTTATTATACCTGCTTTAGTAGCTGAATAGTGAACTGCTAAATTTCCACCCCACTGTCCCCCTATAGAAGATATATTTATTATCCTACCAAAATTATTCTTTAACATGTATGGAATACATTCTTGGGTACAAATAAAGGCTCCCTTCATATTAACTTGAAACATTTTATCCCATTCATCATCTGTAATACTTTCAAAGGGCTTCTGTTGAAGAATACCAGCATTATTCACTAGTATATGTATTTCTCCAAAATTTTCAACGGCTATATCTATCATTTTTTTAACTTCATTTCTCTTTGATACATCTGCCTTTACAGCTATGGATGTTCCTTTTATATCTTCTATTTCTTTAACAACTTCTAAAGCCTTCTTTTTACTATTATTGTAATTTACTATTATTCTAGCTCCTTCTTTTGCCATCTCTATAGCTATAGCCTTTCCTATTCCTCTGCTGGCACCAGTGACTATAGCAACTTTATCCTTTAATTTCATAAGATCCACCTTCTATTTAAGAATTATAAGGATATTGATCATCTATATAATGTCCACCCTCAATTTCCGGTATTGCCAACTCATTACTATCTATATAACATTCCACTATAACTGTGCCATCATAATTTA
This window of the Clostridium kluyveri DSM 555 genome carries:
- a CDS encoding SDR family NAD(P)-dependent oxidoreductase, with translation MKLKDKVAIVTGASRGIGKAIAIEMAKEGARIIVNYNNSKKKALEVVKEIEDIKGTSIAVKADVSKRNEVKKMIDIAVENFGEIHILVNNAGILQQKPFESITDDEWDKMFQVNMKGAFICTQECIPYMLKNNFGRIINISSIGGQWGGNLAVHYSATKAGIISLARSLARIYSKDGINTNCIAPGLVLTEMSAKEMATEAGKEKLKGIPINRPAAPEEIGRIAVFLASEDGSYITGQTLNANGGMLFNV